From Coffea arabica cultivar ET-39 chromosome 2e, Coffea Arabica ET-39 HiFi, whole genome shotgun sequence, the proteins below share one genomic window:
- the LOC113728483 gene encoding cytidine deaminase 1-like, which yields LLHLLPTLVQPAQSLARPPISKFSVGAVGLGSDSCIFIGVNLEFSGLPLNQSVHVEQFLCNNLAVHGCPRLIALAVSAAPCGHCRQFFQELRDSSSLQILITSDHPNQNFSKSPLPFKPLLEFLTNPFGPCDLLDKESPLLLEPHSNGLSFDTSQKHANLCNGYSKESELDGNFKNLSNGFYGELEESEALPRIEALEAAIKSHAPYSGCSSGVALMDPEGKVCRGSYIESAAYNPSLGPVQAALAAYIAGGGGGYERIVAAALVEREGAKVSHEDTTRLLFKRVSPKCEFRVYHCSSVENGCKKASE from the coding sequence CTCCTCCACCTCCTCCCCACCTTGGTTCAACCAGCCCAGTCTCTTGCTCGTCCTCCAATCTCCAAATTCTCCGTCGGGGCCGTCGGCCTTGGCTCCGACAGCTGCATTTTTATAGGCGTCAATCTCGAGTTCTCTGGTCTCCCCTTAAATCAATCCGTCCACGTAGAGCAGTTCCTCTGCAACAACCTCGCCGTCCATGGTTGCCCTCGCCTCATTGCTCTCGCCGTCTCCGCTGCCCCTTGTGGCCACTGCCGCCAGTTCTTCCAAGAACTCCGGGATTCTTCCTCTCTTCAAATCCTCATCACCTCCGACCACCCAAatcaaaacttttcaaaatctccCCTCCCCTTTAAGCCATTGTTGGAATTCTTAACCAACCCATTTGGCCCCTGTGATCTGTTGGATAAAGAATCTCCCCTCCTCCTCGAACCCCATAGCAATGGGCTATCTTTTGATACTTCCCAAAAACACGCAAATTTGTGCAATGGCTATTCAAAAGAATCCGAACTTGATgggaattttaaaaatttaagcAATGGGTTTTACGGAGAGTTGGAAGAAAGTGAGGCCCTTCCGAGGATAGAAGCCTTGGAGGCTGCCATCAAGTCACATGCACCGTATAGCGGGTGCTCATCCGGGGTGGCCCTGATGGATCCCGAAGGGAAAGTGTGCAGGGGATCATATATCGAGTCTGCAGCATATAATCCGAGTTTGGGGCCGGTTCAGGCTGCACTGGCGGCGTATATAGCTGGGGGAGGAGGTGGATACGAGAGGATTGTGGCGGCAGCTCTGGTGGAGAGGGAAGGTGCTAAAGTCAGTCATGAGGATACGACGAGGTTGCTGTTTAAGAGGGTCTCACCTAAATGTGAGTTTAGGGTGTATCATTGCTCTTCTGTTGAGAATGGATGTAAAAAAGCTTCAGAATGA